One part of the Musa acuminata AAA Group cultivar baxijiao chromosome BXJ1-5, Cavendish_Baxijiao_AAA, whole genome shotgun sequence genome encodes these proteins:
- the LOC135673623 gene encoding uncharacterized protein LOC135673623 isoform X1, translating to MFDQPQVQIDLMGCKNFSEKETEEHLERIGIWYNGDNQSPRHRSIDRVMSYRKLLESMGQDVVLEFDNHFQGRLGHKIVSACSPSSRKVQERCRKGQPANTINYLKNLDGDFRELSHRYSSNLRYEFMHSTSLGCNDENEVLKRGSMYQSSKEVRRMRKLRERRREVESRCTDDDFISFEIVDHLAQHGINRSNQSPHQKFLPPVCSSADSKPTSADTLNSTAMSSMEFLDLSFRDLPDKPLHTNNLCSNFGPAKGNLVDDLLEICLHSVNTRTHCTEASSELLEVGPLKEQESGCHEKFGPESHGKIICERNSLNILPKRFSEKTKMSHTLMQLEYGLAEARDSKNMFSPLKKMFDPLIKSKSLRDSPLTGTQRSGSKVIDSTSITSNGVFEDMECVTGEILTASMSPAHLHGILKLDIENQNPSFEFSLQDPEDTLSAKTWKTDSAFNWVYTFHSSRKKNTNYGTKDKHGQSPPLVGQMQVSCYICSEVKDNGSLVNSTVAEFVLYDIARARRHFVVEERSKCSSDSIQPVTSNAMGGLVAEGPYERNNSVEHPDSSRHGFGSSDSRPSTSYPWTPKDLHPRHEIAAIVTQIPFSKKDSLKDMKVSRPKESQNLSRSPTIDQGRERKSSLNPAMVKVVTPSGAHGLPDTVEGGPSSLLNRWRFGGGCDCGGWDMACPIVVFDNSHADDWIDHSTCEIEKSTFLFVQGKKEKLPALSISADGKGLYSVDFHAQLSALQAFSICIAILHGSEVSSAVIQEKIRQRFYSNSLKLLLEEEVRQLIEAVATEEQIKAKKGTEQMPPSFFLDPPFSPMGRV from the exons ATGTTTGACCAGCCTCAAGTGCAAATTGATCTGATGGGTTGCAAGAACTTCTCAGAGAAGGAGACGGAGGAACATCTGGAAAGAATTGGAATTTGGTATAATGGTGATAACCAGAGTCCCAGACATCGTAGCATAGATAGAGTTATGTCCTATAGAAAG CTTCTGGAATCTATGGGTCAAGATGTAGTTCTGGAATTTGACAATCATTTTCAAGGAAGATTGgggcataaaattgttagtgcctgTAGTCCTAGCAGTAGAAAGGTACAAGAGAGATGTAGAAAAGGACAGCCTGCAAACACAATCAACTACTTGAAGAATTTGGATGGTGATTTTAGAGAACTTAGCCATAGATATTCATCAAATCTCCGTTATGAATTTATGCACTCCACAAGTCTTGGTTGCAACGATGAGAATGAAGTGCTAAAAAGGGGATCTATGTATCAGAGCTCTAAAGAAGTCAGGAGAATGAGAAAACTACGAGAGCGAAGGAGGGAAGTAGAATCTAGGTGTACTgatgatgattttatttcatttgagaTTGTTGATCATTTGGCTCAGCATGGCATAAACAGATCCAATCAGTCACCACATCAGAAGTTTTTGCCTCCTGTGTGTTCAAGTGCTGATTCAAAACCTACATCTGCTGACACACTTAACTCAACTGCCATGAGCTCTATGGAGTTTCTGGATCTTTCGTTCCGTGATCTTCCTGATAAGCCTTTGCATACCAATAACTTGTGCTCCAATTTTGGACCAGCAAAAGGTAACTTGGTAGATGATCTCTTGGAGATCTGCCTACACTCTGTCAATACAAGAACTCACTGTACAGAAGCAAGTTCTGAGTTGCTAGAAGTTGGACCTCTCAAGGAGCAAGAATCTGGTTGTCACGAGAAGTTTGGTCCTGAAAGTCATGGGAAAATCATTTGTGAAAGAAATTCACTAAACATTCTTCCAAAACGCTTTTCAGAAAAGACAAAAATGTCCCACACACTTATGCAGTTGGAATATGGTCTAGCTGAAGCCAGGGATTCGAAAAATATGTTTAGCCCACTCAAGAAAATGTTTGATCCTTTGATAAAATCCAAATCTCTCCGTGATTCACCGCTCACAGGAACACAAAGATCTGGGAGCAAAGTTATTGATTCCACAAGCATTACGAGTAACGGAGTGTTTGAGGATATGGAGTGTGTGACAGGAGAGATCTTGACTGCTTCTATGTCGCCTGCTCATCTACATGGAATTCTTAAACTTGATATTGAGAATCAGAACCCATCATTTGAGTTCTCTCTACAAGATCCAGAAGACACACTATCTGCAAAAACATGGAAAACGGATAGTGCATTTAACTGGGTTTACACCTTCCATAGTTCTAGAAAAAAGAATACTAACTATGGGACTAAAGACAAACATGGACAGTCGCCTCCATTAGTTGGGCAGATGCAGGTTTCTTGTTATATATGCTCAGAAGTGAAAGATAATGGATCTTTAGTTAATTCGACAGTTGCAGAGTTTGTCTTATATGACATTGCACGAGCAAGAAGACACTTTGTTGTCGAAGAAAGATCCAAGTGCTCTTCAGATTCCATTCAACCTGTTACAAGTAATGCTATGGGAGGCCTGGTTGCAGAGGGACCTTATGAGAGAAACAATTCAGTGGAGCACCCAGATTCTTCTAGACATGGATTTGGTAGTTCTGACTCAAGACCTTCGACTTCCTACCCCTGGACACCAAAAGATTTGCATCCGCGACATGAGATTGCGGCTATTGTAACCCAAATTCCTTTCAGCAAAAAGGATAGTCTGAAAGATATGAAAGTGTCCAGGCCAAAAGAAAGCCAAAATTTATCAAGATCTCCTACAATTGATCAGGGAAGGGAGAGAAAGAGCAGCTTGAATCCTGCAATGGTAAAGGTTGTGACTCCAAGTGGAGCTCATGGGTTGCCAGACACTGTTGAAGGTGGCCCATCTTCACTTCTAAATAGATGGAGGTTTGGTGGCGGCTGTGATTGTGGTGGCTGGGACATGGCCTGCCCAATTGTTGTATTTGACAATTCCCATGCTGACGATTGGATAGATCATTCAACATGCGAAATTGAAAAGTCCACGTTTCTTTTTGTTCAG GGAAAGAAGGAAAAGTTACCTGCACTATCAATATCGGCTGATGGCAAAGGACTTTATTCAGTTGATTTCCATGCACAACTCTCAGCTCTACAGGCATTTTCGATCTGCATTGCCATCCTGCATGGTTCTGAAGTTTCTTCGGCTGTTATCCAGGAGAAGATCAGACAGAGGTTTTACTCTAATTCATTAAAATTACTCCTTGAGGAAGAAGTGCGGCAGTTGATTGAAGCAGTTGCAACTGAAGAACAAATAAAAGCAAAAAAAGGAACAGAGCAGATGCCTCCCTCTTTTTTCCTAGACCCACCCTTTTCTCCGATGGGCAGGGTTTAG
- the LOC135673623 gene encoding uncharacterized protein LOC135673623 isoform X4, whose protein sequence is MGQDVVLEFDNHFQGRLGHKIVSACSPSSRKVQERCRKGQPANTINYLKNLDGDFRELSHRYSSNLRYEFMHSTSLGCNDENEVLKRGSMYQSSKEVRRMRKLRERRREVESRCTDDDFISFEIVDHLAQHGINRSNQSPHQKFLPPVCSSADSKPTSADTLNSTAMSSMEFLDLSFRDLPDKPLHTNNLCSNFGPAKGNLVDDLLEICLHSVNTRTHCTEASSELLEVGPLKEQESGCHEKFGPESHGKIICERNSLNILPKRFSEKTKMSHTLMQLEYGLAEARDSKNMFSPLKKMFDPLIKSKSLRDSPLTGTQRSGSKVIDSTSITSNGVFEDMECVTGEILTASMSPAHLHGILKLDIENQNPSFEFSLQDPEDTLSAKTWKTDSAFNWVYTFHSSRKKNTNYGTKDKHGQSPPLVGQMQVSCYICSEVKDNGSLVNSTVAEFVLYDIARARRHFVVEERSKCSSDSIQPVTSNAMGGLVAEGPYERNNSVEHPDSSRHGFGSSDSRPSTSYPWTPKDLHPRHEIAAIVTQIPFSKKDSLKDMKVSRPKESQNLSRSPTIDQGRERKSSLNPAMVKVVTPSGAHGLPDTVEGGPSSLLNRWRFGGGCDCGGWDMACPIVVFDNSHADDWIDHSTCEIEKSTFLFVQGKKEKLPALSISADGKGLYSVDFHAQLSALQAFSICIAILHGSEVSSAVIQEKIRQRFYSNSLKLLLEEEVRQLIEAVATEEQIKAKKGTEQMPPSFFLDPPFSPMGRV, encoded by the exons ATGGGTCAAGATGTAGTTCTGGAATTTGACAATCATTTTCAAGGAAGATTGgggcataaaattgttagtgcctgTAGTCCTAGCAGTAGAAAGGTACAAGAGAGATGTAGAAAAGGACAGCCTGCAAACACAATCAACTACTTGAAGAATTTGGATGGTGATTTTAGAGAACTTAGCCATAGATATTCATCAAATCTCCGTTATGAATTTATGCACTCCACAAGTCTTGGTTGCAACGATGAGAATGAAGTGCTAAAAAGGGGATCTATGTATCAGAGCTCTAAAGAAGTCAGGAGAATGAGAAAACTACGAGAGCGAAGGAGGGAAGTAGAATCTAGGTGTACTgatgatgattttatttcatttgagaTTGTTGATCATTTGGCTCAGCATGGCATAAACAGATCCAATCAGTCACCACATCAGAAGTTTTTGCCTCCTGTGTGTTCAAGTGCTGATTCAAAACCTACATCTGCTGACACACTTAACTCAACTGCCATGAGCTCTATGGAGTTTCTGGATCTTTCGTTCCGTGATCTTCCTGATAAGCCTTTGCATACCAATAACTTGTGCTCCAATTTTGGACCAGCAAAAGGTAACTTGGTAGATGATCTCTTGGAGATCTGCCTACACTCTGTCAATACAAGAACTCACTGTACAGAAGCAAGTTCTGAGTTGCTAGAAGTTGGACCTCTCAAGGAGCAAGAATCTGGTTGTCACGAGAAGTTTGGTCCTGAAAGTCATGGGAAAATCATTTGTGAAAGAAATTCACTAAACATTCTTCCAAAACGCTTTTCAGAAAAGACAAAAATGTCCCACACACTTATGCAGTTGGAATATGGTCTAGCTGAAGCCAGGGATTCGAAAAATATGTTTAGCCCACTCAAGAAAATGTTTGATCCTTTGATAAAATCCAAATCTCTCCGTGATTCACCGCTCACAGGAACACAAAGATCTGGGAGCAAAGTTATTGATTCCACAAGCATTACGAGTAACGGAGTGTTTGAGGATATGGAGTGTGTGACAGGAGAGATCTTGACTGCTTCTATGTCGCCTGCTCATCTACATGGAATTCTTAAACTTGATATTGAGAATCAGAACCCATCATTTGAGTTCTCTCTACAAGATCCAGAAGACACACTATCTGCAAAAACATGGAAAACGGATAGTGCATTTAACTGGGTTTACACCTTCCATAGTTCTAGAAAAAAGAATACTAACTATGGGACTAAAGACAAACATGGACAGTCGCCTCCATTAGTTGGGCAGATGCAGGTTTCTTGTTATATATGCTCAGAAGTGAAAGATAATGGATCTTTAGTTAATTCGACAGTTGCAGAGTTTGTCTTATATGACATTGCACGAGCAAGAAGACACTTTGTTGTCGAAGAAAGATCCAAGTGCTCTTCAGATTCCATTCAACCTGTTACAAGTAATGCTATGGGAGGCCTGGTTGCAGAGGGACCTTATGAGAGAAACAATTCAGTGGAGCACCCAGATTCTTCTAGACATGGATTTGGTAGTTCTGACTCAAGACCTTCGACTTCCTACCCCTGGACACCAAAAGATTTGCATCCGCGACATGAGATTGCGGCTATTGTAACCCAAATTCCTTTCAGCAAAAAGGATAGTCTGAAAGATATGAAAGTGTCCAGGCCAAAAGAAAGCCAAAATTTATCAAGATCTCCTACAATTGATCAGGGAAGGGAGAGAAAGAGCAGCTTGAATCCTGCAATGGTAAAGGTTGTGACTCCAAGTGGAGCTCATGGGTTGCCAGACACTGTTGAAGGTGGCCCATCTTCACTTCTAAATAGATGGAGGTTTGGTGGCGGCTGTGATTGTGGTGGCTGGGACATGGCCTGCCCAATTGTTGTATTTGACAATTCCCATGCTGACGATTGGATAGATCATTCAACATGCGAAATTGAAAAGTCCACGTTTCTTTTTGTTCAG GGAAAGAAGGAAAAGTTACCTGCACTATCAATATCGGCTGATGGCAAAGGACTTTATTCAGTTGATTTCCATGCACAACTCTCAGCTCTACAGGCATTTTCGATCTGCATTGCCATCCTGCATGGTTCTGAAGTTTCTTCGGCTGTTATCCAGGAGAAGATCAGACAGAGGTTTTACTCTAATTCATTAAAATTACTCCTTGAGGAAGAAGTGCGGCAGTTGATTGAAGCAGTTGCAACTGAAGAACAAATAAAAGCAAAAAAAGGAACAGAGCAGATGCCTCCCTCTTTTTTCCTAGACCCACCCTTTTCTCCGATGGGCAGGGTTTAG
- the LOC135673624 gene encoding tubulin beta-7 chain-like — MREILHVQAGQCGNQIGGKFWEVVSDEHGIDAKGNYVGSSPLQLERANVYYNEASGGRYVPRAVLMDLEPGTMDALRTGPYGQLFRPDNFVFGQNGAGNNWAKGHYTEGAELIDAVLDVVRKEAENCDCLQGFQICHSLGGGTGSGMGTLLISKIREEYPDRMMLTFSVFPSPKVSDTVVEPYNATLSVHQLVENADECMVLDNEALYDICFRTLKLTNPSFGDLNHLISTTMSGVTCCLRFPGQLNSDLRKLAVNLIPFPRLHFFMVGFTPLTSRGSQQYRALTIPELTQQMWDAKNMMCAADPRHGRYLTASAMFRGRMSTKEVDEQMIAVQNKNSSYFVEWIPNNVKSSVCDIPPTGLSMSATFMGNSTSIQEMFKRVSEQFTVMFRRKAFLHWYTGEGMDEMEFTEAESNMNDLVSEYQQYQDAVADADEEEAYGDDVEEN, encoded by the exons ATGAGGGAGATCCTGCACGTCCAGGCCGGGCAATGCGGCAACCAGATCGGCGGCAAGTTCTGGGAGGTGGTGTCGGACGAGCACGGCATCGACGCCAAGGGGAACTACGTGGGCAGCTCCCCCCTGCAGCTGGAGCGGGCCAACGTCTACTACAACGAGGCCAGCGGCGGCCGGTACGTGCCTCGAGCCGTGCTTATGGATCTGGAGCCGGGAACCATGGACGCGCTGCGCACCGGGCCCTACGGCCAGCTCTTCCGCCCCGACAACTTCGTCTTCGGCCAGAACGGCGCCGGCAACAACTGGGCCAAGGGCCACTACACCGAGGGCGCCGAGCTCATCGACGCCGTCCTCGATGTTGTCCGCAAGGAGGCCGAGAACTGCGACTGCCTCCAAG GGTTCCAGATCTGCCATTCGCTGGGAGGAGGGACGGGGTCGGGGATGGGGACGCTGCTGATCTCCAAGATCCGGGAGGAGTACCCGGATCGGATGATGCTGACCTTCTCGGTGTTCCCGTCGCCCAAGGTGTCGGACACGGTGGTGGAGCCGTACAACGCGACGCTGTCGGTGCACCAGCTGGTGGAGAACGCCGACGAGTGCATGGTGCTCGACAACGAGGCCCTCTATGACATCTGCTTCAGGACCCTCAAGCTCACCAACCCCAGCT TTGGTGATCTGAACCacctcatctccaccaccatgagcGGCGTGACGTGCTGCCTGCGCTTCCCGGGGCAGCTCAACTCCGACCTGCGCAAGCTCGCCGTCAACCTCATCCCCTTCCCCCGCCTCCACTTCTTCATGGTGGGATTCACGCCGCTGACCTCCCGCGGGTCGCAGCAGTACCGCGCCCTCACCATCCCCGAGCTCACGCAGCAGATGTGGGACGCCAAGAACATGATGTGCGCTGCCGACCCCCGCCACGGCCGCTACCTCACCGCCTCCGCCATGTTCCGCGgcaggatgagcaccaaggaggtGGACGAGCAGATGATCGCGGTGCAGAACAAGAACTCCTCCTACTTCGTGGAGTGGATTCCCAACAACGTCAAGTCCAGCGTCTGCGACATCCCCCCCACCGGCCTCTCCATGTCCGCCACCTTCATGGGCAACTCCACCTCCATCCAGGAGATGTTCAAGCGCGTGTCGGAGCAGTTCACCGTCATGTTCCGCCGCAAGGCCTTCTTGCACTGGTACACCGGGGAAGGCATGGACGAGATGGAGTTCACCGAGGCCGAGAGCAACATGAACGACCTCGTCTCCGAGTACCAGCAGTACCAGGACGCCGTGGCCGACGCCGACGAGGAGGAAGCCTACGGTGATGACGTTGAGGAGAACTAA
- the LOC135673623 gene encoding uncharacterized protein LOC135673623 isoform X2 has protein sequence MVTHWKLIDSHPVNLTCKRATRSDACMTGSMKLLESMGQDVVLEFDNHFQGRLGHKIVSACSPSSRKVQERCRKGQPANTINYLKNLDGDFRELSHRYSSNLRYEFMHSTSLGCNDENEVLKRGSMYQSSKEVRRMRKLRERRREVESRCTDDDFISFEIVDHLAQHGINRSNQSPHQKFLPPVCSSADSKPTSADTLNSTAMSSMEFLDLSFRDLPDKPLHTNNLCSNFGPAKGNLVDDLLEICLHSVNTRTHCTEASSELLEVGPLKEQESGCHEKFGPESHGKIICERNSLNILPKRFSEKTKMSHTLMQLEYGLAEARDSKNMFSPLKKMFDPLIKSKSLRDSPLTGTQRSGSKVIDSTSITSNGVFEDMECVTGEILTASMSPAHLHGILKLDIENQNPSFEFSLQDPEDTLSAKTWKTDSAFNWVYTFHSSRKKNTNYGTKDKHGQSPPLVGQMQVSCYICSEVKDNGSLVNSTVAEFVLYDIARARRHFVVEERSKCSSDSIQPVTSNAMGGLVAEGPYERNNSVEHPDSSRHGFGSSDSRPSTSYPWTPKDLHPRHEIAAIVTQIPFSKKDSLKDMKVSRPKESQNLSRSPTIDQGRERKSSLNPAMVKVVTPSGAHGLPDTVEGGPSSLLNRWRFGGGCDCGGWDMACPIVVFDNSHADDWIDHSTCEIEKSTFLFVQGKKEKLPALSISADGKGLYSVDFHAQLSALQAFSICIAILHGSEVSSAVIQEKIRQRFYSNSLKLLLEEEVRQLIEAVATEEQIKAKKGTEQMPPSFFLDPPFSPMGRV, from the exons TCTCATCCTGTCAACTTGACCTGCAAACGAGCCACAAGGTCTGATGCTTGTATGACGGGATCTATGAAG CTTCTGGAATCTATGGGTCAAGATGTAGTTCTGGAATTTGACAATCATTTTCAAGGAAGATTGgggcataaaattgttagtgcctgTAGTCCTAGCAGTAGAAAGGTACAAGAGAGATGTAGAAAAGGACAGCCTGCAAACACAATCAACTACTTGAAGAATTTGGATGGTGATTTTAGAGAACTTAGCCATAGATATTCATCAAATCTCCGTTATGAATTTATGCACTCCACAAGTCTTGGTTGCAACGATGAGAATGAAGTGCTAAAAAGGGGATCTATGTATCAGAGCTCTAAAGAAGTCAGGAGAATGAGAAAACTACGAGAGCGAAGGAGGGAAGTAGAATCTAGGTGTACTgatgatgattttatttcatttgagaTTGTTGATCATTTGGCTCAGCATGGCATAAACAGATCCAATCAGTCACCACATCAGAAGTTTTTGCCTCCTGTGTGTTCAAGTGCTGATTCAAAACCTACATCTGCTGACACACTTAACTCAACTGCCATGAGCTCTATGGAGTTTCTGGATCTTTCGTTCCGTGATCTTCCTGATAAGCCTTTGCATACCAATAACTTGTGCTCCAATTTTGGACCAGCAAAAGGTAACTTGGTAGATGATCTCTTGGAGATCTGCCTACACTCTGTCAATACAAGAACTCACTGTACAGAAGCAAGTTCTGAGTTGCTAGAAGTTGGACCTCTCAAGGAGCAAGAATCTGGTTGTCACGAGAAGTTTGGTCCTGAAAGTCATGGGAAAATCATTTGTGAAAGAAATTCACTAAACATTCTTCCAAAACGCTTTTCAGAAAAGACAAAAATGTCCCACACACTTATGCAGTTGGAATATGGTCTAGCTGAAGCCAGGGATTCGAAAAATATGTTTAGCCCACTCAAGAAAATGTTTGATCCTTTGATAAAATCCAAATCTCTCCGTGATTCACCGCTCACAGGAACACAAAGATCTGGGAGCAAAGTTATTGATTCCACAAGCATTACGAGTAACGGAGTGTTTGAGGATATGGAGTGTGTGACAGGAGAGATCTTGACTGCTTCTATGTCGCCTGCTCATCTACATGGAATTCTTAAACTTGATATTGAGAATCAGAACCCATCATTTGAGTTCTCTCTACAAGATCCAGAAGACACACTATCTGCAAAAACATGGAAAACGGATAGTGCATTTAACTGGGTTTACACCTTCCATAGTTCTAGAAAAAAGAATACTAACTATGGGACTAAAGACAAACATGGACAGTCGCCTCCATTAGTTGGGCAGATGCAGGTTTCTTGTTATATATGCTCAGAAGTGAAAGATAATGGATCTTTAGTTAATTCGACAGTTGCAGAGTTTGTCTTATATGACATTGCACGAGCAAGAAGACACTTTGTTGTCGAAGAAAGATCCAAGTGCTCTTCAGATTCCATTCAACCTGTTACAAGTAATGCTATGGGAGGCCTGGTTGCAGAGGGACCTTATGAGAGAAACAATTCAGTGGAGCACCCAGATTCTTCTAGACATGGATTTGGTAGTTCTGACTCAAGACCTTCGACTTCCTACCCCTGGACACCAAAAGATTTGCATCCGCGACATGAGATTGCGGCTATTGTAACCCAAATTCCTTTCAGCAAAAAGGATAGTCTGAAAGATATGAAAGTGTCCAGGCCAAAAGAAAGCCAAAATTTATCAAGATCTCCTACAATTGATCAGGGAAGGGAGAGAAAGAGCAGCTTGAATCCTGCAATGGTAAAGGTTGTGACTCCAAGTGGAGCTCATGGGTTGCCAGACACTGTTGAAGGTGGCCCATCTTCACTTCTAAATAGATGGAGGTTTGGTGGCGGCTGTGATTGTGGTGGCTGGGACATGGCCTGCCCAATTGTTGTATTTGACAATTCCCATGCTGACGATTGGATAGATCATTCAACATGCGAAATTGAAAAGTCCACGTTTCTTTTTGTTCAG GGAAAGAAGGAAAAGTTACCTGCACTATCAATATCGGCTGATGGCAAAGGACTTTATTCAGTTGATTTCCATGCACAACTCTCAGCTCTACAGGCATTTTCGATCTGCATTGCCATCCTGCATGGTTCTGAAGTTTCTTCGGCTGTTATCCAGGAGAAGATCAGACAGAGGTTTTACTCTAATTCATTAAAATTACTCCTTGAGGAAGAAGTGCGGCAGTTGATTGAAGCAGTTGCAACTGAAGAACAAATAAAAGCAAAAAAAGGAACAGAGCAGATGCCTCCCTCTTTTTTCCTAGACCCACCCTTTTCTCCGATGGGCAGGGTTTAG
- the LOC135673623 gene encoding uncharacterized protein LOC135673623 isoform X3, whose protein sequence is MTGSMKLLESMGQDVVLEFDNHFQGRLGHKIVSACSPSSRKVQERCRKGQPANTINYLKNLDGDFRELSHRYSSNLRYEFMHSTSLGCNDENEVLKRGSMYQSSKEVRRMRKLRERRREVESRCTDDDFISFEIVDHLAQHGINRSNQSPHQKFLPPVCSSADSKPTSADTLNSTAMSSMEFLDLSFRDLPDKPLHTNNLCSNFGPAKGNLVDDLLEICLHSVNTRTHCTEASSELLEVGPLKEQESGCHEKFGPESHGKIICERNSLNILPKRFSEKTKMSHTLMQLEYGLAEARDSKNMFSPLKKMFDPLIKSKSLRDSPLTGTQRSGSKVIDSTSITSNGVFEDMECVTGEILTASMSPAHLHGILKLDIENQNPSFEFSLQDPEDTLSAKTWKTDSAFNWVYTFHSSRKKNTNYGTKDKHGQSPPLVGQMQVSCYICSEVKDNGSLVNSTVAEFVLYDIARARRHFVVEERSKCSSDSIQPVTSNAMGGLVAEGPYERNNSVEHPDSSRHGFGSSDSRPSTSYPWTPKDLHPRHEIAAIVTQIPFSKKDSLKDMKVSRPKESQNLSRSPTIDQGRERKSSLNPAMVKVVTPSGAHGLPDTVEGGPSSLLNRWRFGGGCDCGGWDMACPIVVFDNSHADDWIDHSTCEIEKSTFLFVQGKKEKLPALSISADGKGLYSVDFHAQLSALQAFSICIAILHGSEVSSAVIQEKIRQRFYSNSLKLLLEEEVRQLIEAVATEEQIKAKKGTEQMPPSFFLDPPFSPMGRV, encoded by the exons ATGACGGGATCTATGAAG CTTCTGGAATCTATGGGTCAAGATGTAGTTCTGGAATTTGACAATCATTTTCAAGGAAGATTGgggcataaaattgttagtgcctgTAGTCCTAGCAGTAGAAAGGTACAAGAGAGATGTAGAAAAGGACAGCCTGCAAACACAATCAACTACTTGAAGAATTTGGATGGTGATTTTAGAGAACTTAGCCATAGATATTCATCAAATCTCCGTTATGAATTTATGCACTCCACAAGTCTTGGTTGCAACGATGAGAATGAAGTGCTAAAAAGGGGATCTATGTATCAGAGCTCTAAAGAAGTCAGGAGAATGAGAAAACTACGAGAGCGAAGGAGGGAAGTAGAATCTAGGTGTACTgatgatgattttatttcatttgagaTTGTTGATCATTTGGCTCAGCATGGCATAAACAGATCCAATCAGTCACCACATCAGAAGTTTTTGCCTCCTGTGTGTTCAAGTGCTGATTCAAAACCTACATCTGCTGACACACTTAACTCAACTGCCATGAGCTCTATGGAGTTTCTGGATCTTTCGTTCCGTGATCTTCCTGATAAGCCTTTGCATACCAATAACTTGTGCTCCAATTTTGGACCAGCAAAAGGTAACTTGGTAGATGATCTCTTGGAGATCTGCCTACACTCTGTCAATACAAGAACTCACTGTACAGAAGCAAGTTCTGAGTTGCTAGAAGTTGGACCTCTCAAGGAGCAAGAATCTGGTTGTCACGAGAAGTTTGGTCCTGAAAGTCATGGGAAAATCATTTGTGAAAGAAATTCACTAAACATTCTTCCAAAACGCTTTTCAGAAAAGACAAAAATGTCCCACACACTTATGCAGTTGGAATATGGTCTAGCTGAAGCCAGGGATTCGAAAAATATGTTTAGCCCACTCAAGAAAATGTTTGATCCTTTGATAAAATCCAAATCTCTCCGTGATTCACCGCTCACAGGAACACAAAGATCTGGGAGCAAAGTTATTGATTCCACAAGCATTACGAGTAACGGAGTGTTTGAGGATATGGAGTGTGTGACAGGAGAGATCTTGACTGCTTCTATGTCGCCTGCTCATCTACATGGAATTCTTAAACTTGATATTGAGAATCAGAACCCATCATTTGAGTTCTCTCTACAAGATCCAGAAGACACACTATCTGCAAAAACATGGAAAACGGATAGTGCATTTAACTGGGTTTACACCTTCCATAGTTCTAGAAAAAAGAATACTAACTATGGGACTAAAGACAAACATGGACAGTCGCCTCCATTAGTTGGGCAGATGCAGGTTTCTTGTTATATATGCTCAGAAGTGAAAGATAATGGATCTTTAGTTAATTCGACAGTTGCAGAGTTTGTCTTATATGACATTGCACGAGCAAGAAGACACTTTGTTGTCGAAGAAAGATCCAAGTGCTCTTCAGATTCCATTCAACCTGTTACAAGTAATGCTATGGGAGGCCTGGTTGCAGAGGGACCTTATGAGAGAAACAATTCAGTGGAGCACCCAGATTCTTCTAGACATGGATTTGGTAGTTCTGACTCAAGACCTTCGACTTCCTACCCCTGGACACCAAAAGATTTGCATCCGCGACATGAGATTGCGGCTATTGTAACCCAAATTCCTTTCAGCAAAAAGGATAGTCTGAAAGATATGAAAGTGTCCAGGCCAAAAGAAAGCCAAAATTTATCAAGATCTCCTACAATTGATCAGGGAAGGGAGAGAAAGAGCAGCTTGAATCCTGCAATGGTAAAGGTTGTGACTCCAAGTGGAGCTCATGGGTTGCCAGACACTGTTGAAGGTGGCCCATCTTCACTTCTAAATAGATGGAGGTTTGGTGGCGGCTGTGATTGTGGTGGCTGGGACATGGCCTGCCCAATTGTTGTATTTGACAATTCCCATGCTGACGATTGGATAGATCATTCAACATGCGAAATTGAAAAGTCCACGTTTCTTTTTGTTCAG GGAAAGAAGGAAAAGTTACCTGCACTATCAATATCGGCTGATGGCAAAGGACTTTATTCAGTTGATTTCCATGCACAACTCTCAGCTCTACAGGCATTTTCGATCTGCATTGCCATCCTGCATGGTTCTGAAGTTTCTTCGGCTGTTATCCAGGAGAAGATCAGACAGAGGTTTTACTCTAATTCATTAAAATTACTCCTTGAGGAAGAAGTGCGGCAGTTGATTGAAGCAGTTGCAACTGAAGAACAAATAAAAGCAAAAAAAGGAACAGAGCAGATGCCTCCCTCTTTTTTCCTAGACCCACCCTTTTCTCCGATGGGCAGGGTTTAG